Within the Microbacterium sp. 1S1 genome, the region ACGAAGGGCGATGTGCACCTTCGCGACGTCGACGCCGCGTTCGACCGCGGCGAGCTCGTGCGGGCCTGGACCATGCGGGGGACGCTGCACACCATCCCCGCGCGTGACCTCGGCTGGGTGCTGGAGGTCACCTCCGGACGACAGCAGCAGCAGGCCGCCTCTCGACAGCGGCAGCTCGGCATCGACGACGACATGATTGACGCGGTCGTCCGGGAGCTCACGCCGCGGCTCCGTGACGGCGGCCTCACCCGGGGCGAGGTCTTCACGACGCTCGAGAGCATCGGCATCGACCCCTCCGGCCAGCGCGGCATCCACCTGCTGTTCGCGCTGACCGTCTCCGGCGTACTCGTGCAGGGGCCGGTCGTGCCGCGGGAGGGCATCACGAGGGAGCAGCGGTTCGTACTCGCGGCCGAGCACATCCACGATCATGCCCGCCCCGAGGATCCGCTGGCCGAGCTGTTCGTCCGCTACGTCGAGGGACACGGACCCGCCGGGGTCGCGGACTTCGCGTGGTGGTCGGGCCTCACGCTCGGACAGTCCCGCGAGGTGGCCGAGCGGGCGGCGACCAGGGTGACCGAGGTCGAGGACGGCGTCTTCGGCGGCCGCACCCCACCCCGGCGCGCGGCGGGCCGGCCGGCCGTCTTCGCCCTCGGAGCCTTCGACGAGTACTACATCTCCTACGCGGATCGCAGCGTCACCTGCGCCCCGGAGCACCTCGCCGCCGTCGGGCCGGGGAAGAACGGGATGGTCCGGGCGACGGTCGTGGAGCACGGCCGCGTGATCGGCTGCTGGACCCACGCCGCCGCCGCGCACACCACTCCTCCGGACCTCTTCGAGTCCCCCGAGGACCCCGCCGCCGTGACCGCCGCTCTCGACCGCTTCGCCGCGTTCATCGCCTGAACCCTCGCCCACCCACCCCTTTTCGTTCCTCCCGGCCCCCTGCGACCGTCCGCAACGGGGTGGGGCGCACGCAAGGGGGTGGGTCGGCAGAGGTCACTCGCTCGCGTGGCGACCCAGGAAGTTGTAGACCTCGTTGTCGTCGACCCCGGGGAACATGCCGCGGGGGAGTGGCGAGAACATGTGCGTGTGCACCCGCGCGCTCGGCCATGCCCGGCCCTTCCAGCGCTCCGTGAGCTCGGGCGACGGACGCCGGCAGCACGCCTCGTCGGGACAGGTCGACACGGCCCGGTCGTTCGTCTCCCGCCCTCGCCACCACCGCGCGTCGTCGAACGGCACGCCCACGGTGACCGAGAACTCGCCCTCGGTGGACGAACCGGTCTGGGTGGAGCACCAGAACGTGCCGGAGGGCGTGTCCGTGTACTGGTGATGCTCAACGGTGCGGTTCTGCTGGGTGAAGGCGGAACGGGCCTGGAACTTCCGGCACACCCGCTGCCCCTCCACCGCGCCGGTGACGTCCATCGGCAACGGCAGGTCGTCGTTCTCGTAGACCCGCGTGATGGCCCCGGTCGAGTCGACGCGCAGGAAGTGCAGCGACATGCCGAGGTGCTGCGTGAGCAGGTTCGTCATCCGCATGCCGGCGGCCTCGTGCGTCACGCCGAATCCGTCGCGGAAGTCCTCCACCGCGAGGTTGCGGTCCTTCTTCGCCTGCTGCAGGAAGGCGACCGCGGCGGTCTCCGGCATCAGGCAGCAGGCCGCGAAGTAGTTGATCTCCAGGCGCTGCTGCAGGAAGTCGGCATAGTCCGTCGGCGGCGTGTGCCCGAGCAGGCGGTGAGCCATCGCCTGCAGAGCCATCGACCGCAGACCGTGGCCGCCGGGGATCGATGCCGGTGGCAGGTAGATGCGGCCGTTCTCCAGGTCGGTCACCGAGCGAGTGGAGTGCGGGAGGTCGTTGACGTAGATGAGCTCGAACCCGAGCTTCTCGGCCATGATGCTCACCGTGCGGTGGGTGAGAGCGCCCTGCACGTGCCCCGCGGCCTTGAGCTGCTTCTCCGCGAGCTTCTCGATGTCGGGAAGGTAGTTGTTCTGGGCGCGCATCCGCAGGCGCAGCTCGGTGTTCGCGCGGCGGGCCTCCTCCGGGGTGGCGATGGCCTCGCGCTCGCGGCGCTGGAGTTCGCGGTGGAGCCCGAGGATGGACTCGATGGTCTCGTCGCTCATGCCCTTGGTCACCCGCACCGGGGAGACGCCGAGCTGACGGAACACCGGGCTCTCCTGCGCCCGCTCCAACTCGATCTCCAACGCAGCCCGGCGGTTCGGGGGCTCCCCGGAGATCAGGTCGGTGACCTCGGTCCCGGTGGCCTGCGCGATGGC harbors:
- a CDS encoding winged helix DNA-binding domain-containing protein; translated protein: MKTSRWREERLRWHGLTAPAADVAGAAGRLLAVQSQDFTAGRWALAVRTKGDVHLRDVDAAFDRGELVRAWTMRGTLHTIPARDLGWVLEVTSGRQQQQAASRQRQLGIDDDMIDAVVRELTPRLRDGGLTRGEVFTTLESIGIDPSGQRGIHLLFALTVSGVLVQGPVVPREGITREQRFVLAAEHIHDHARPEDPLAELFVRYVEGHGPAGVADFAWWSGLTLGQSREVAERAATRVTEVEDGVFGGRTPPRRAAGRPAVFALGAFDEYYISYADRSVTCAPEHLAAVGPGKNGMVRATVVEHGRVIGCWTHAAAAHTTPPDLFESPEDPAAVTAALDRFAAFIA
- a CDS encoding XRE family transcriptional regulator, translating into MASSGIHLTTLGHRIRHRRLEKGYTLDELGALVGVAGSQLSLIENGKREPKLSLLQAIAQATGTEVTDLISGEPPNRRAALEIELERAQESPVFRQLGVSPVRVTKGMSDETIESILGLHRELQRREREAIATPEEARRANTELRLRMRAQNNYLPDIEKLAEKQLKAAGHVQGALTHRTVSIMAEKLGFELIYVNDLPHSTRSVTDLENGRIYLPPASIPGGHGLRSMALQAMAHRLLGHTPPTDYADFLQQRLEINYFAACCLMPETAAVAFLQQAKKDRNLAVEDFRDGFGVTHEAAGMRMTNLLTQHLGMSLHFLRVDSTGAITRVYENDDLPLPMDVTGAVEGQRVCRKFQARSAFTQQNRTVEHHQYTDTPSGTFWCSTQTGSSTEGEFSVTVGVPFDDARWWRGRETNDRAVSTCPDEACCRRPSPELTERWKGRAWPSARVHTHMFSPLPRGMFPGVDDNEVYNFLGRHASE